The proteins below come from a single Prosthecobacter sp. SYSU 5D2 genomic window:
- a CDS encoding SGNH/GDSL hydrolase family protein, whose product MKLRPFLLSLLSVSFLVPSLAEEKKAEPKKRAPNPSLIPVQDVEGLPRVLLIGDSISMGYTVPTRKLLESVANVHRIPQNGGPTKNGVANIEKWLGSGKWDVIHFNWGIHDLKFMPDGKRQVETADYEANLRSLVARMKKTGAKLIWATTTPIPKGPLVPDRKFGEEAEYNAIAEKVMKENGVAINDLNAWITPKLAEMQKPQDVHYHDDGSDYLAQKVAQEIRAALGK is encoded by the coding sequence ATGAAACTCCGCCCGTTCCTGCTTTCGCTCCTTTCCGTTTCCTTTCTGGTTCCGTCTCTTGCGGAGGAAAAGAAGGCAGAGCCGAAAAAACGGGCACCCAATCCGTCACTCATCCCGGTGCAGGATGTGGAAGGTCTGCCGCGTGTGCTGCTCATCGGGGATTCCATTTCCATGGGCTATACCGTGCCGACCCGTAAGCTGCTGGAGAGTGTGGCCAATGTGCACCGCATTCCGCAGAATGGCGGCCCGACGAAGAACGGTGTGGCCAACATCGAGAAATGGCTGGGCAGCGGCAAGTGGGACGTGATTCATTTTAACTGGGGCATCCATGACCTGAAGTTCATGCCGGATGGCAAGCGGCAGGTGGAGACGGCGGACTATGAAGCCAATCTGCGCTCCCTCGTTGCACGCATGAAGAAGACCGGTGCCAAGCTGATCTGGGCCACGACGACGCCCATCCCGAAAGGCCCGCTCGTTCCAGATCGCAAGTTCGGCGAAGAAGCGGAATACAATGCCATCGCTGAAAAAGTGATGAAGGAAAACGGCGTGGCTATCAATGACCTGAATGCCTGGATCACCCCGAAGCTGGCGGAGATGCAGAAACCTCAGGATGTGCATTATCACGATGACGGGTCCGATTACCTGGCGCAAAAAGTCGCCCAGGAAATCAGGGCTGCCCTGGGCAAGTAA
- a CDS encoding YkgJ family cysteine cluster protein produces the protein MSDPDSTAAASRLCTACGMCCNGVLFHIVRLQPVDSVKALEALGMKLSRKKREPYFNQPCRFLNDCTCTIYESRPQRCRLFECRQILGLQAGDIAESEAEGRIAEVRALVRQVEALLEAHGNMENQRPLLERCTQLLQQGGETQMYPLRHAMQGLNDLLNLHFRPEPVALNM, from the coding sequence ATGTCCGATCCCGATTCCACTGCTGCTGCCTCCCGTCTCTGCACGGCCTGTGGCATGTGCTGCAACGGGGTGCTGTTTCACATTGTCCGGCTTCAGCCGGTGGATTCCGTGAAGGCGCTGGAGGCCCTGGGCATGAAGCTGAGCCGGAAAAAACGCGAGCCGTATTTCAACCAGCCCTGCCGATTCCTCAACGATTGCACCTGCACCATTTATGAGTCCAGACCGCAACGCTGCCGACTGTTTGAATGCCGGCAGATCCTGGGGCTGCAAGCCGGGGACATTGCGGAAAGCGAAGCGGAGGGCAGGATTGCAGAAGTGCGTGCTCTGGTCAGGCAGGTGGAGGCCTTGTTAGAGGCTCATGGAAACATGGAAAATCAAAGGCCCCTTTTGGAGCGATGTACGCAGCTATTGCAGCAAGGCGGGGAGACCCAGATGTACCCTTTGCGTCATGCCATGCAGGGGCTGAATGACCTTTTGAACCTTCATTTCCGCCCCGAGCCGGTGGCCCTGAATATGTGA
- the folD gene encoding bifunctional methylenetetrahydrofolate dehydrogenase/methenyltetrahydrofolate cyclohydrolase FolD codes for MQLISGTAVAEKVLEECRRDIAALASEGKKPGLAVVLVGDDPASRAYVRSKDKKCRDLGLHSIKLELPAETTQEELLAHVQTLNNDPAIHGILVQSPPPPHIDEAAIVRAIDPAKDVDGFHPINVAKLTLEDPSGFVPCTPLGCQRLLMDAGIETKGANVVVLGRSMIVGKPMALLLMAKGPGGDATVTVAHSRTKDLPAITRQADIIIAAIGRPEFLKAEHVREGAVVIDVGINRVEAPETPKGYKLVGDVAFDEVAPKCQAITPVPGGVGPMTIAMLIANTIKACKQLA; via the coding sequence ATGCAACTGATCTCTGGAACCGCCGTCGCTGAAAAAGTCCTCGAAGAATGCCGCCGTGACATTGCTGCGCTGGCGTCCGAGGGAAAAAAGCCGGGGCTGGCCGTGGTGCTTGTGGGAGATGATCCGGCCTCACGGGCCTATGTGCGGTCCAAGGATAAAAAATGCCGCGACCTGGGCCTGCACTCCATCAAGCTGGAACTGCCTGCCGAGACCACGCAGGAAGAGCTTCTGGCGCATGTGCAGACGCTCAACAATGACCCGGCCATCCACGGCATCCTGGTGCAGAGCCCGCCGCCGCCGCACATTGATGAAGCCGCCATCGTCCGCGCCATTGACCCCGCCAAGGATGTGGACGGTTTTCACCCGATCAACGTCGCCAAACTGACTTTGGAAGACCCGTCTGGTTTCGTCCCCTGCACGCCGCTAGGCTGCCAGCGCCTGCTCATGGATGCGGGCATTGAAACGAAAGGGGCCAATGTGGTTGTATTGGGCCGCAGCATGATCGTGGGCAAGCCCATGGCCCTCCTGCTCATGGCGAAAGGCCCCGGCGGAGACGCCACCGTCACCGTTGCCCACTCTCGTACGAAAGACCTCCCCGCCATCACCCGCCAGGCGGATATCATCATCGCCGCCATTGGCCGGCCTGAGTTTCTCAAAGCTGAGCATGTCCGTGAAGGGGCCGTAGTCATTGATGTGGGCATTAACCGGGTCGAAGCCCCGGAGACGCCGAAGGGTTACAAGCTCGTCGGCGATGTCGCCTTTGATGAAGTGGCCCCCAAATGCCAGGCCATTACGCCTGTTCCTGGCGGAGTGGGTCCCATGACCATCGCCATGCTCATCGCGAATACGATCAAGGCCTGCAAGCAGCTTGCGTAG
- a CDS encoding polysaccharide pyruvyl transferase family protein has protein sequence MTTRRTFISAVTAALGGSVFAADGKAKTVLLMSAWDTVNIGDIGHTPGTLRVLEQHLPEVNVNVWARKVDERVIAMLKARFPKVKIYRGDLTGKEPQDEKLRAAIAESDLFIRNSGMGQDTAWMKHCRNLGKPYGVYGQSYFETMVTGKTGAENMELLNAASFIYTRESRTLKMLQKAGVKTPVLEFGPDGCFGIDVRDEERGLATMKKLGLEDRKFITVLLRTNTPKAPGVDDSRPQKLNPLYPTPEQVADDERRAGVFRELITQWVKATGHKVLIAPETYKEMGHNKRLIFDPLPPEIQKHVVNLEYFWNADEAASVFARAHTVVCHEPHSPIIALANGTPIIHAFSEFHGLKCWMFEDIGLKEWLLEFDATPADKLFQTVMEIHEDYPAALAKVKKAMDFVHQRQADGMGVVKKVLG, from the coding sequence ATGACCACTCGCCGCACTTTTATTTCCGCCGTCACTGCTGCTCTTGGGGGCAGCGTTTTTGCCGCAGATGGCAAAGCCAAAACCGTGCTGCTGATGTCCGCCTGGGATACTGTAAATATCGGGGACATCGGTCATACGCCAGGTACGCTGCGGGTGCTGGAGCAGCATCTGCCTGAGGTGAATGTGAACGTGTGGGCGAGAAAGGTGGATGAACGTGTGATCGCCATGCTGAAAGCGCGTTTCCCGAAAGTGAAGATTTACCGGGGCGATCTCACTGGCAAGGAACCGCAGGATGAGAAACTGCGGGCGGCTATTGCCGAAAGTGACCTTTTTATCCGCAATTCCGGCATGGGCCAGGACACGGCCTGGATGAAACACTGCCGCAACCTGGGCAAACCCTACGGCGTCTATGGGCAATCTTACTTCGAGACCATGGTAACCGGGAAAACCGGTGCTGAAAACATGGAGCTGCTAAATGCGGCGTCCTTTATTTATACCCGCGAAAGCCGCACGCTTAAGATGCTGCAGAAGGCAGGAGTCAAGACACCGGTGCTGGAGTTTGGCCCAGACGGCTGCTTTGGCATAGATGTGCGTGATGAAGAACGCGGACTCGCCACGATGAAGAAGCTCGGTTTGGAGGATCGCAAATTCATCACCGTTCTCCTGCGCACGAATACCCCGAAAGCACCCGGAGTGGATGATTCGCGTCCGCAGAAGCTGAATCCGCTGTATCCCACGCCAGAACAGGTGGCGGATGATGAACGGCGAGCCGGAGTGTTTCGTGAACTCATCACCCAATGGGTGAAGGCGACGGGGCACAAAGTGCTGATTGCACCGGAGACCTATAAGGAAATGGGCCACAATAAGCGCCTCATTTTCGATCCGCTGCCACCGGAGATCCAGAAGCACGTCGTCAACCTGGAATACTTTTGGAATGCGGATGAAGCCGCCTCAGTCTTTGCCCGCGCTCACACCGTCGTCTGCCATGAGCCGCATTCGCCCATCATTGCCCTTGCCAATGGTACACCGATCATCCACGCCTTCTCCGAGTTCCACGGTTTGAAGTGCTGGATGTTTGAAGACATCGGCCTGAAGGAATGGCTGCTGGAGTTTGATGCGACTCCGGCGGATAAGCTTTTCCAGACCGTTATGGAGATTCACGAGGACTATCCGGCCGCTTTGGCGAAGGTGAAGAAGGCCATGGACTTTGTGCACCAGCGGCAGGCGGATGGCATGGGAGTGGTGAAAAAAGTGCTCGGTTAA
- a CDS encoding AI-2E family transporter, translating into MKNIPTAFQRSSLWTAITALSITVVGALGIGFIYLATQVIGFLQPILMPFAVAGVLAYLLDPGVAWLEKRGLKRQPAVLIIFGVFVLALTGLGWWLIPKLVEQTSNLAKKVPGYTVKARAATLDFATRLEQEYGIPLPEPIAEIMRDSVRSAAVKRDAQTSQELPAGVEPTIRSGAAIATGRDLETAVGTVPDDDLTETAPETELGIDLKALLTGEWVKTSLPSFLGNGWRFFKATFGGFLGMFGFLLSLIIVPLYLYYFLIESVKIKAQWSDYLPLRASSFKDEVVSCLNEINRYLIAFFRGQLFVSVINGIATGAGLMIIGLDFGLLIGLALCVAGIIPYLGIALCWIPAVIIGAVQGGSALIPADPWWAMPLAVSAIFIVVQQVDGFFITPRIVGEAVGLHPMTVIASVLVWALLLGGLLGAILAVPLTASLKVLFQRYIWRARIAPQTVGGARHGPVIVVPSQ; encoded by the coding sequence ATGAAGAATATCCCCACTGCTTTCCAGCGCAGCTCCCTTTGGACAGCCATCACGGCGCTCTCCATCACGGTCGTAGGTGCTCTCGGCATCGGCTTTATCTACCTGGCCACCCAGGTCATCGGTTTTCTACAGCCCATCCTGATGCCCTTCGCTGTGGCCGGGGTGCTGGCCTATCTTCTGGATCCTGGCGTCGCCTGGCTGGAAAAACGCGGCCTCAAAAGGCAGCCGGCCGTCCTCATCATCTTTGGCGTCTTTGTCCTGGCACTCACCGGCTTGGGCTGGTGGCTCATTCCCAAGCTGGTTGAGCAGACTTCTAACCTGGCCAAAAAAGTCCCCGGCTACACCGTCAAGGCCCGTGCTGCCACGCTGGATTTCGCCACCCGCCTGGAGCAGGAATACGGCATCCCCCTGCCGGAACCCATTGCGGAAATCATGCGCGACTCCGTGAGATCAGCCGCAGTCAAACGCGATGCCCAAACCTCCCAGGAACTGCCCGCCGGGGTGGAACCCACCATTCGCTCCGGTGCAGCCATCGCTACTGGCAGAGATCTCGAAACGGCCGTGGGAACCGTTCCGGACGATGATCTTACCGAGACAGCCCCTGAAACGGAGCTGGGCATTGACCTCAAAGCCCTGCTTACCGGTGAATGGGTCAAAACCAGCCTGCCATCCTTCCTGGGTAATGGCTGGAGATTCTTCAAAGCCACCTTTGGCGGTTTCCTGGGCATGTTCGGCTTCCTGCTGTCGCTCATCATTGTGCCGCTCTACCTCTATTACTTCCTGATTGAGAGCGTCAAAATCAAAGCCCAATGGTCCGACTACCTGCCCCTTAGGGCCAGTTCATTCAAAGACGAAGTGGTCTCCTGCCTCAATGAGATCAACCGTTACCTCATCGCCTTCTTTCGCGGCCAGCTCTTCGTCAGTGTGATCAATGGCATCGCCACTGGCGCGGGGCTCATGATCATTGGCCTGGACTTTGGGCTGCTTATCGGCCTGGCCCTCTGCGTGGCCGGTATCATTCCGTATCTGGGCATCGCTTTATGCTGGATTCCGGCGGTGATCATCGGGGCGGTGCAAGGCGGCAGTGCCCTTATCCCGGCGGATCCCTGGTGGGCCATGCCGCTGGCGGTATCGGCCATCTTCATTGTCGTCCAGCAGGTGGATGGTTTTTTCATCACACCACGCATCGTCGGAGAGGCAGTCGGGCTGCATCCGATGACGGTCATCGCCAGTGTGCTGGTCTGGGCCTTGCTTCTCGGCGGGCTGCTCGGGGCGATCCTGGCCGTCCCCCTGACTGCCAGTCTGAAGGTGCTTTTCCAGCGCTACATCTGGCGGGCACGCATCGCGCCCCAGACTGTGGGAGGGGCGCGACATGGACCCGTCATCGTTGTTCCTTCGCAGTAA